One Kwoniella dejecticola CBS 10117 chromosome 11, complete sequence DNA segment encodes these proteins:
- a CDS encoding uracil phosphoribosyltransferase, with product MSSPNVITTCLPASGSNVHKVELPENALVLSPTRQLQSLLTIIRDEKTQRGDFVLIIRLLVEEGLNHLPVIDKKVTTPTGKVYDGVAFQGRICGVSIMRAGEAMEAGLRDCCRSVRIGKDEETYQPKLFYAKLPDDIAKRYVLLLDPMLATGGSCIKAIEVLLEHGVEEEKILFLNLIASPEGIQKVCTRFPKLRIITAWVDEGLDNNSYIVPGLGDFGDR from the exons ATGTCCTCGCCCAATGTCATCACTACCTGCCTCCCAGCTTCAGGCAGCAATGTTCACAAAGTGGAGCTGCCGGAGAATGCCCTGGTCTTGTCGCCTACGAGACAGCTACAGAGTCTGCTGACCATTATCAGGGACGAGAAGACACAACG AGGTGATTTCGTTTT AATCATCAGGCTGCTGGTAGAGGAAG GTCTCAATCACCTACCGGTAATAGACAAGAAGGTGACAACACCGACAGGCAAGGTATATGATGGAGTAGCGTTCCAAGGTAGAATTTGTGGTGTTTCTATCatgcgag CGGGAGAG GCGATGGAAGCTGGTTTGAGAGACTGTTGTCGATCAG TGCGAATCGGAAAG GACGAGGAGACATACCAACCCAAATTGTTT TACGCCAAACTGCCCGATGACATAGCGAAACGATATgtcctccttcttgatcccaTGCTCG CTACGGGCGGCTCTTGTATCAAGGCCATCGAGGTATTGCTTGAGCATGgtgtggaggaagagaagatccTGTTCTTGAACCTC ATCGCTTCGCCTGAGGGTATACAGAAAGTATGCACAAGATTTCCCAAGCTCCGAATT ATCACCGCATGGGTGGATGAGGGTCTAGATAACAACTCATACATCGTACCAGGTCTTGGAGATTTCGGGGACAGGTAA